The Yoonia sp. SS1-5 genome contains a region encoding:
- a CDS encoding glutathione S-transferase family protein, with amino-acid sequence MITLITYQTGFGESSFSPFCVKAMWLLKAAGVPWEREDSNDPRKFPKAKLPAIRTEGQIIGDSHNIQAYLERGGADFWGPVAARDRAAGHALIRMAEEHMYFHVVLDRWGNDDFWPLIREAYFAAIPALLRKPITGRIRKNLLQGLSAQGLGRFTTEERMARLEPDLAAIAAFLDGRDYLLGDVPTLPDYSVAAMLSAGLAAPIQTPLRRRLQSDPALTSYVKRIRDRMDGA; translated from the coding sequence ATGATCACGCTTATCACCTACCAAACCGGCTTTGGCGAAAGCAGTTTCAGTCCGTTCTGTGTCAAGGCGATGTGGCTTTTGAAGGCAGCAGGTGTTCCATGGGAAAGAGAGGACAGCAACGATCCGCGAAAATTCCCGAAAGCAAAGCTGCCCGCAATCCGTACAGAGGGGCAGATCATCGGCGACAGCCACAATATACAGGCGTATCTGGAACGCGGCGGCGCTGACTTTTGGGGACCGGTCGCTGCGCGTGACCGGGCTGCCGGGCATGCGCTGATCCGCATGGCAGAGGAGCATATGTATTTCCACGTCGTGCTGGACCGTTGGGGTAATGACGACTTTTGGCCATTGATCCGAGAGGCCTATTTTGCCGCAATACCCGCGCTTTTGCGCAAACCCATCACCGGTCGGATCCGCAAGAACCTGTTGCAGGGGCTGTCCGCGCAGGGCCTTGGCCGGTTCACAACCGAGGAACGGATGGCGCGGCTGGAACCGGATTTGGCGGCCATAGCCGCGTTTCTGGATGGGCGTGATTACCTGCTTGGGGATGTGCCGACCTTGCCCGATTATTCGGTTGCGGCAATGCTGTCTGCAGGTCTGGCCGCACCTATTCAGACGCCGTTGCGTCGCCGGTTGCAAAGCGATCCGGCGCTGACAAGCTACGTCAAGCGGATCAGGGACAGGATGGATGGCGCATGA